From Lolium perenne isolate Kyuss_39 chromosome 5, Kyuss_2.0, whole genome shotgun sequence, a single genomic window includes:
- the LOC127302538 gene encoding probable glucan endo-1,6-beta-glucosidase B produces the protein MHRSIVTITTLALLAGAVSAWLPKEHDLAAFKGINKIRGVNFGGWLICEPWMMSDEWNNVMGCNGAASEFDCMLNNYMGSNRAAGNDKFETHWRTWINADSVESVHYVGLNTIRIPIGYWSYVDIVDKASEPFADGNRMLPYLDAVVQKAADLGMYVIIDLHGAPGGQQQDAFTGQNNKPAGFFNDYNFDRANRWMSWMTRRIHTNPAYATVGMIEVLNEPVSGHDSDGRYPAPGQVPGLVQKYYPGALKAVRDVEASLGVADGNKLHVQFMSQKWDSGNARDNSAVANDQRTAFDDHNYIGFALKDGGDRDSLMRSACNDHRTVNGQAFTITGEWSMTSSVSPDDKDFFRKFFTAQQQLYEEPGMSGWIYWTWKTQLNDPRWTYSHATYLNLIPTDAAALERNVYQDICYPYR, from the exons ATGCATCGTTCTATCGTTACTATCACGACGCTGGCGCTCCTTGCCGGTGCCGTCTCGGCATGGCTTCCCAAGGAGCACGACTTGGCTGCTTTCAAGGGCATCAACAAGATCAGGGGCGTTAATTTCGGCG GCTGGCTCATCTGTGAGCCATGGATGATGAGCGACGAGTGGAACAACGTCATGGGCTGCAACGGGGCTGCCTCCGAGTTCGACTGCATGCTAAACAATTACATGGGAAGCAATCGAGCTGCCGGCAACGACAAGTTCGAGACTCATTGGAGGACTTGGATCAATGCCGACAGCGTCGAGTCAGTCCACTATGTTGGCCTGAACACGATTCGCATCCCCATCGGGTACTGGTCCTACGTGGACATTGTCGACAAGGCCAGTGAGCCCTTTGCCGATGGCAACAGGATGCTCCCATACCTGGACGCCGTCGTCCAAAAGGCTGCTGACCTTGGCATGTATGTCATCATCGATCTTCATGGGGCTCCCGGCGGGCAGCAACAAGACGCCTTCACCGGCcagaacaacaagccggccggttTCTTCAATGACTACAACTTTGACCGCGCCAACAGGTGGATGTCGTGGATGACGAGGCGCATCCACACAAACCCTGCCTATGCCACCGTCGGCATGATTGAGGTTCTCAACGAGCCCGTGTCCGGACACGACTCGGACGGACGGTACCCTGCCCCCGGTCAGGTCCCCGGGCTGGTCCAGAAGTACTACCCGGGCGCTCTCAAGGCGGTCCGAGATGTCGAAGCGTCTCTCGGAGTGGCTGACGGCAACAAGCTCCATGTGCAGTTCATGTCCCAGAAGTGGGACTCGGGCAACGCGCGCGACAACTCTGCCGTGGCCAACGACCAACGCACTGCGTTCGATGACCACAACTACATTGGCTTCGCATTGAAAGACGGGGGCGACCGGGACAGCCTCATGAGGAGCGCCTGCAATGACCATCGCACCGTGAACGGGCAGGCATTCACCATTACCGGCGAGTGGAGCATGACATCGAGCGTGAGCCCGGACGACAAAGACTTCTTCAGGAAGTTCTTCACGGCCCAACAACAGCTCTACGAggagcctgggatgagtggctggATCTACTGGACGTGGAAGACGCAGTTGAATGATCCTCGATGGACCTACTCTCACGCCACGTACCTCAATCTGATCCCCACAGATGCCGCTGCCCTGGAAAGGAATGTGTATCAAGATATCTGTTACCCTTATAGATAG